A window of Palaemon carinicauda isolate YSFRI2023 chromosome 27, ASM3689809v2, whole genome shotgun sequence contains these coding sequences:
- the LOC137620434 gene encoding uncharacterized protein, protein MTGIDPTSESESERLRLSRRNVRLHQRRLLYWDDNGHSVFDRYKQSCSDIPPLDGEFPSACEGLPEFMEDSDIGESFSGFSSVVMVRDEPKCSHNSSNDIDPLSSPSKYLPDSDDDGNIVGVPIAERTENLFVNLELDTSAIPPLDGEFSSACQGLPEFMEDSENGESFSGFSSVMTIRDEPQCSHNSSNDIDPLNSPSKYLPDSDDDGNILGLPIAERTENLFVNLELDTSAISPLDGEFSSACKGIPAFIEDSDIGESFSGFCSVVMVRDEPQCLHNSSNDINPLSSPSNYLPDSDNVQNIVRVPIAETENLFVKVELDTSTIPPLYGEFSSPCKGLPAFMEDSDIGESFSGFSSVMTFRDEPQRLHNSNNDIELLSSPSRYLSDSDNDKNTVGVPIAERTGNLFVIVEIDTSTIPPIDGEFSSPCKGLPSFMEDSENGESFSGFSSVMTIRDEPQCLHNSSNDINPLSSPSKYLPDRDDDDGNKVGVPIAKTENLLVNLELDTSTIPPLDGEFSSACKGLPAFMEDSDNGESFSGFSSVMTIRDEPEFMEECDISEGFSAMTIGDEPQYISKTGNDINPLSSSSRHLSVSDKDENEIGVPIVERKLDTNDSLSHNASTSCNVDSIVVDENNIPTEDWGTDSFSDCSLGTFISLENDAYQGDVSE, encoded by the coding sequence ATGACAGGGATTGATCCAACCAGCGAGAGTGAGTCGGAAAGGTTAAGACTAAGTAGGAGAAATGTTAGATTACACCAAAGACGTTTATTGTATTGGGATGACAACGGACATAGTGTTTTTGATCGTTACAAGCAAAGCTGCTCTGATATTCCTCCGTTAGATGGCGAGTTTCCTTCAGCCTGCGAAGGATTACCAGAGTTCATGGAAGATTCTGACATTGGAGAAAGTTTTTCTGGGTTTAGCTCTGTTGTGATGGTCAGGGATGAACCAAAGTGTTCTCACAATTCTAGCAATGATATCGATCCTTTAAGTAGTCCTAGCAAGTACTTACCTGACAGTGATGACGACGGAAATATAGTAGGAGTTCCCATAGCAGAGAGGACTGAAAATCTTTTTGTTAACCTGGAATTAGACACCAGTGCTATTCCTCCATTAGATGGCGAGTTTTCTTCAGCCTGCCAAGGATTACCAGAGTTCATGGAAGATTCTGAGAATGGAGAAAGTTTTTCTGGGTTTAGCTCTGTTATGACGATCAGGGATGAACCTCAGTGTTCTCACAATTCTAGCAATGATATCGATCCTTTAAATAGTCCTAGCAAGTACTTACCTGACAGTGATGATGACGGAAATATACTAGGACTTCCCATAGCAGAGAGGACCGAAAATCTTTTTGTTAACCTGGAATTAGACACCAGTGCTATTTCTCCATTAGATGGCGAGTTTTCTTCAGCTTGCAAAGGAATACCAGCGTTCATTGAAGATTCTGACATTGGGGAAAGTTTTTCAGGTTTTTGCTCTGTTGTGATGGTCAGGGATGAACCTCAGTGTTTACACAATTCTAGTAATGATATCAATCCTTTAAGTAGTCCTAGCAACTACTTACCCGACAGTGATAATGTCCAAAATATTGTAAGAGTTCCCATAGCAGAGACTGAAAATCTCTTTGTTAAAGTGGAATTGGACACCAGTACTATTCCTCCATTATATGGCGAGTTTTCTTCCCCCTGCAAAGGATTACCAGCGTTCATGGAAGATTCTGACATTGGGGAAAGTTTTTCTGGGTTCAGCTCTGTTATGACGTTCAGGGATGAACCTCAGCGTTTACACAATTCCAACAATGATATCGAACTTTTAAGTAGTCCTAGCAGATACTTATCCGACAGTGATAATGACAAAAATACAGTAGGAGTTCCCATAGCAGAGAGGACTGGAAATCTTTTTGTTATCGTGGAAATAGACACCAGTACTATTCCTCCAATAGATGGCGAGTTTTCTTCACCTTGCAAAGGATTACCATCGTTCATGGAAGATTCTGAGAATGGAGAAAGTTTTTCTGGGTTTAGCTCTGTTATGACGATCAGGGATGAACCTCAGTGTTTACACAATTCTAGTAATGATATCAATCCTTTAAGTAGTCCTAGCAAGTACTTACCTGACAGAGATGATGATGACGGAAATAAAGTAGGAGTTCCCATAGCAAAGACTGAAAATCTTTTAGTTAACCTGGAATTAGACACCAGTACTATTCCTCCATTAGATGGCGAGTTTTCTTCAGCCTGCAAAGGATTACCAGCGTTCATGGAAGATTCTGACAATGGAGAAAGTTTTTCTGGGTTTAGCTCTGTTATGACGATCAGGGATGAACCGGAGTTCATGGAAGAATGTGACATTTCGGAAGGTTTTTCTGCTATGACGATCGGGGATGAACCACAGTATATTTCCAAGACTGGCAATGATATCAATCCTTTAAGTAGTTCTAGCAGGCACTTGTCAGTCAGTGacaaagatgaaaatgaaataggAGTTCCCATAGTAGAGAGGAAATTAGACACCAATGATAGCCTTTCACACAATGCAAGCACTTCTTGTAACGTAGACAGTATTGTGGTAGATGAAAATAACATTCCTACGGAAGATTGGGGTACAGACAGTTTTTCTGATTGTAGTCTGGGAACGTTCATATCACTCGAAAATGATGCTTATCAAGGTGATGTATCTGAATGA